Below is a genomic region from Equus quagga isolate Etosha38 chromosome 17, UCLA_HA_Equagga_1.0, whole genome shotgun sequence.
GCACCCCCCTCCTCCCGGCTGTTAGCCTGGGAAgggggccaggccctgagctcaGACCTTGGCGATTCCAGAGTGTCTGAGGCCCAGAGCCAGCCCCAccagcccagccagcccagccagACAAGgcgaagggagggaggcagagtggGCACCAGGAAGCCGTTTAGAGGGGGGCTGGCAGGGAAGCTGggtttccagctttgttcttactGTTCTTCTGGACTCCAGGTTCTTCTAGGACCTGGTCCAAGGGTGCCCCTTCCTTGAGTCCTCTCCTCAGAGGGGAGTGGATCAGTACTCATGAGAACTGACTTGGGGGTTGGGCTGGGGTGAGACCCCCACAAGCGCAAGGGAAGCTGGGGAAGGGCTGAgagcctgggttccagtcccaccTGGCCTCCCATCGTCCGCGTGCCCCGGGCGAGGCCCGGCTTCCTCCCCCGACCTCGGTTTCCCGCTTGGATGCGGCGGGCCCGGCGGGTGGAGGTCCGCGCccgcctccccgccccgcccggaGGAATCTGCGGGCCGCCGGCGGTCCCAGGTGAGGGCCCTCTGGCCGGGGCcccgcgcggcggcggcggcgggcggcgggtTCCGGCGGGGGcgggcagctggggaggggccttcccccgtccccccccccccccgacgtACTCCCCCCTCCAGGCCTCCGCCCGCCCTCACACCCTCGCTGCtccgggcggcggcggcgacgcTTGCAAGAGAAAAAAGCTGTCTCTCTGGCCCGGGGCCAGCGTCCCAGCCCCCTCGCCGCCGCTCCGCCAGGGAAAACAACTGCTCACTTCTCCCTGCGTCCGCCCCGCGCGCTCCCTGCTTCCCGCGGCCGCGAGCTCAGCCCGCCGGGGGAGGCGCGGAGGGGCCGGCCGCCGGCCCTCCCCCTCGCTCCTCCTCTCCGCCTCAACTTGCTCCGGCCTCCGCGCTCCGGCCGCAGTTTGGGGCCTCCGCAGGCCCCCGGCCCGGCTCGTGGCTGGGCTCCTTCCCGGGGCGGTGGAAGTTTCTGGGCTCCCCGCCATCCAGCCTCCATCTCTCGGCCTCTCACCGGCCCCTGCCTGCTGTCCCCTCCCCGCGCGCTTCCTCCGTGCCTCTCCTTCCCCCGCTGCCCCCTCACCCGTCCCCCGAGGCCCCCGGCTTGCTCCCCCCTGGGCGCCGAGACCATCGCCCCCGCCCGGGCGCGCCCCCCGGGTCCTGCGGCCCCGGATGCCCGGGCCCCGTGGGGCTGCTGGCGGCCTGGCCCCTGAGAtgcgcggggcgggggcggcggggctgcgggcgctgctgctgctgctgctgctgggcccgGGCGGCGGGGCCGCGGGGGGGCCGGCGGGCGAGCGGGGcgccggcgggggcggggcgctgGCCCGCGAGCGCTTCAAGGTGGTCTTTGCGCCGGTGATCTGCAAGCGGACCTGTCTCAAGGGCCAGTGTCGGGACAGTTGTCAGCAGGGCTCCAACATGACGCTCATCGGAGAGAACGGCCACAGCACCGACACGCTCACGGGCTCCGGCTTCCGCGTGGGTGAGGGCCAGGGGGCACGGGCGCGGGGAGCGGCCGGCAGGCCCCAGCACAAGCGGGATCCATGGCAGAGCAGGCCACATGACCCTGGGGGCCAGGGGGCCAGAGAGCAGAGCTCCGGCCCAGAGCCCCGCGGGCATCAGCGGGCTTGGGAGGCTGGAGCCCTGTGGCCAGAGCTGGGAGGGCCGCGGGCCCCCCGGACTCCACAGCTCTGGCTTAGGGTTGAGGCCTAAGGTGTGGGGTGATGCTGGGGTCCCGGATGACACAGGCCTCTAGGAAGGTGCTGGGTTCTGAGAAGGAGTCAGGGTCAGCACACAAGGGCTTTTGAGGGATGTGAGCTGGAGGCAGGTGGTCTCAGAGAAGGGATTAATATTTCCCTGAGAGAGATCTGctggaagaaacaggaaaagtctttaaaaaatgtctaaagTAGGGCCTGCCAGGGGTAGACACCTGCATTCTCTAGGAGGAGGAGttaagggcagggctgggggtgagggagttAGTTACTGGCAagctctgggaggggaggggtttGAGGCCTCACCAGCAGGGGACAGGCCTGGGGGCAAGGGCTGCTTTGGGTCCTGGTGCCTCCTTTTCCTGATGCCCATCCATCCCTCTCCCATAAGCTCTCACCTGCTCTGCCTCAGGGGCCCTCAGTGTCTCCCCGCAACAAGGCCTAGGAGTCCCCAGTTCTGGCTGGAgcccaccccttccccagcatCCCTCTTCAAAGGGCCAAGCCTggggctctgctctcctccctcagggccctgtgggccaggcagggggaggTGTCCCAGCAGTAATTACCCTCCTGGACAGGGTAATTAGGCCAGGCCCTGGATGGCACCAGCAAAACAGCCCCTCTTACACATTCCTGTACTCACCTACCCACTCGCAGGCCCAAGGAACCCCACTGATGTGGTTCACAGGTCTCAtgagatatgtgtgtgtgtatgtgtgtgcaccaTGGCACACACATGGGGCATGCATGGGCTTTGGAGTGGCACACTGTGATTAAGTAcctatttctttgtgttgtcGTCTTGGGTGCATGTCTCCCATCACTATGGGAATGTTTACGTGAGCTTGTGTTGGTGTCAGAATgagtctgtgcatgtgtgtgtgtgtcaagatGACTGTGCGTGTGAGTGTACGTGGGCCTGGTCTCCCAGGCCCCCTGGCCATCGTACTCAGGCTGCTGTCTCCATCCGTGCTGCCCACATCCCCCAGGCTCAGTGCCCAGGCCACAGTGGGCGGGTGTCACTGGAAGGTCACCCTCACCGCTATGGGTGACTCActggcaggcaggaaggagaggatgcTGCCTCCCCCTGGCCCAGGACACACCCCTCCTGCCCTGAGAGTCCTGGCCCCGAGAAGCCAGGCaggatgggctgggctgggatGCCCTTAGCCAGGCCCTGATGGCCATGGATGTCGGCTGTCCCTCAGGTGTCCAGGAGAGCAGCACCCCGACCTTCCCATCCTGGGAAGTGAGGACAGCCATgggcaggcaggagaggggctggggctggtgcATGAGCTCAGGACCCCCAAGGCTGGATGTCAGATGTGAGCGTGCGTGACAGAAAGACACAAGTCCCATCCTCTCACTCAGTCATGCCTTCATTCGTTCTCCCTGCACCTCCTCTGGGACGCAGAGCTGAGGCAGCCCCAGAGCACCCGCTATGGTATGGGAGACAGACAGGCATATAGCGAAGTCAAGCGCCACAGGGCACTTGGGGCAGAGGGTGCTAACTCAGGAGAGGGAACAGGGTGGGTGGGCCATGAGGAAAGGCACCCTTCCTGGAAGAGAAGCTTAGCCTGGAAGGATAAGATCTGAATATGTAGGGGGACAGGGCTCTGAGGCGGCAGGAAGGACATGAAGAGGCCTTGGCGGCAGAAAATGTGGCACattggcaggaggagggagatgagccCTGGAGCATGGGATGCAGGAAAGCACAGAGGGGGATGGGCTGAAAGAAGGTTTGTTCTGGGCCAGGAGAGCCTTAAATGGCCCCATACGGAAGCAAGGGGTGAGTAGGGGTGTGGTTCTGCCAGGGCTTTGCCTTCGGCAGGTTTCTGGGGGTGTGCTGGGATGGGGAAAGGCAGGGGCAGCGCAGAGGgcatggggaggagaggagatgcaTTCATGAGACAGTGCAGAGGCCGGaactgggtggggtgggagggggagagatggAGCCTGGAGGCTCAGTTATGAATGACTGGGGCAGGCAGAGGTCCCAGTGGTGGTCCAAGGTCCAAGGAGGTGGGGAGGCAAGGATGCTGATTTCCAACAGAGTGGAGGTCCCAAGAAAGGTGTCGGAGAGGTGGAGCTGGAAATGGCAGTGGTGAGGTGTGGGTCCTGGGATGgcaagacagagggagggagcacGGGAGAGCCCGGAGAGAGCTGTGGCCTGAAGCAGGGAGAGAATTTAGAACAGGAGGAAGCACCAGGTAGAGATGGGATTCCCAAGAAAGGCTATTCCATCAGCAGCAGCATCGTTTACTGCTACTTACTAGGCACCCTctgtgtaccagacactgtgctaagcatgtGTACAGGCATGACCTCAGGTGACAGACACAACATCCCTACAGATGAGGACACGGAGGCACAGCCAGGGGAAGTGAGttgctcagggccacacagctggcaCATGGCCTCCTTCCTAGGTTTTAAGTCCAAGACTTAAGACGCCAGAATCCAACATGGGCAGAACGATGTTGGGGGATCCAGAGGGTAGTTTCTCTGTGCGCGTGATGTGTTACAAAACCCAGCTTCCCAAGGAGGACAGAACGAGTGGGTGGCAAGGAAGTAGGGAGGAGGGGGGCAGAGACAGGATgtgggtgaggggctgggccagggggcTGCGGGTGCGCGTTGGCCTGGGCCCTGATCCACCTCCCCTCCGCAGTGGTGTGCCCTCTGCCCTGCATGAACGGCGGCCAGTGCTCCTCCAGAAACCAGTGCCTGTGTCCCCCGGACTTCACCGGTCGCTTCTGCCAGGTGCCTGCCGGAGGAGCTGGGGGGGGGCACCGGCGgctcaggccctgggctgggccggGCCGGGGCCCTGTCCACAGGCGCGCTGCCGCCCCTAGCCCCGGAGGGCGAGTCTGTGGCCAGCAAGCACGCCATCTACGCGGTCCAAGTGATCGCTGATCCACCGGGCCCCGGGGAGGGACCCCCTGCCCAGCACGCAGCCTTCCTGGTGCCCCTCGGGCCAGGACAGATCTCAGCGGAAGGTACCAGGCGACGGGCTGACCCGGGGAGGCCGAGGTGGGCGGGCACCAGGGCGGCGGGAGCCGGGTGGAGGCCAGCCCTGGAGGAGCTCCGCACTGCTACCGGCACAGTGCGGGACAGCCCTGAGGCCACCGTGCCCTGCCCCCCAGTGCAGGCCCCGCCCCCCGTGGTGAACGTGCGCGTCCACCACCCGCCCGAGGCCTCGGTCCAAGTGCACCGCATCGAGGGGCCGAACGCCGAGGGCCCGGCCCCCTCCCAGCACCTGCTGCCGCACCCCAAGCCCCCGCACCCACGGCCACCCACTCAGAAGCCCCTGGGCCGCTGCTTCCAGGACACGCTGCCCAAGCAGCCCGTGAGTGAATCCACAGTCCCGCCCGCCCCGGCCCTTCCGTCCCTCGGGGATGCCCTGTCCCAGCTCATCGGGGTTGCTCCCAATCCGGGGTCGTAAGCTgagtgggggaggaggaaaagggccTCAGGAGGGAGGCCTGCAGGGGCTGGGTACCTTGTGaccctgcccatcctcctccccctAGTGTGGCAGCAATCCCCTCCCTGGCCTCACCAAGCAGGAAGACTGCTGCGGGAGCATCGGCACCGCCTGGGGCCAGAGCAAGTGCCACAAGTGCCCCCAGCTGCAGTGTGAGTGCCTGGGCTCAGGGAccccccccacctcacccctcccagccctgcagtGAGGGGGCCCTAGCCCCGTGCAGCCTGAGTCTCTCACTGCCCACCAGATTCCTCTCAGCATCCCATTCTGCCCTCCTCAgtgccctcccttctctccttgcaGTCCTCCAGTGTCctcacactccccaccccccaccccccgccaccaTGCTCTCCTCTCTTTACAGACACAGGGGTGCAGAAGCCAGGGCCTGTACGTGGGGAAGTGGGCGCTGACTGCCCCCAGGGCTACAAGAGACTCAACAGCACCCACTGCCAGGGTATGGCCATCCAGGAGATTCTGCGGGCTGGAGGGGCAGGCCACTTGTCACTGGGGGAAGTCCCAAGGTGGgcaagggaggaggcagggctggggcaggaccCTAAGGTTCTTGGAGCAGCTTGCTGTTACCCTATGGCCCCAGACTAGAGGGACCAAACTCCTGCTTACCACAGACATCAACGAGTGTGCGATGCCGGGCATGTGTCGCCATGGTGACTGCCTCAACAACCCAGGCTCCTATCGCTGCGTCTGCCCACCTGGCCATAGCTTGGGCCCCTCCCGCACACAGTGCATTGGTGAGACTGAGGGACCCTGGGAGGTCACAAGGCATGGGTGGGAGGGATAAGGCTCCAAGCAGTAAGGATCAGAGGTCAGAGTGGGGTCAAAGGTTACTGCAGGAGgagccaggcccagagcagaTAGGAGCAGGGATCAGTTGGGTCAGGAGTCAGATGAGATCTGGGGTTGGAGGTCACATGGGGTCAGGATTTATGTGGAGTCAGGGTCATATGAGATCGCGGGCTTTATGGATAGAATGGATAAAGTCTGGAGCAGCTAGAATCGGGGCAGTGGGGTCAGTGGTCACAGAGGTTTCAGGGGTCACATGAGGTCAGAATAACACAGGTTCAGGGTCATTTGGAGTCAGGGGCCACGTGAGGGTCAAGGGTTGTCTGGGCCAGAGAGGCAAGGTCTGGAGCAGCTGCGAAGAGGGACATGGGCAGTGTGCAGGCCCAGATGCCCATGCCCACCACTGGCCTCTGCAGCAGACAAGCCGGAGGAGAAGAGCCTGTGTTTCCGCCTGGTGAGCCCTGAGCACCAGTGCCAGCACCCGCTGACCACGCGCCTCACCCgccagctctgctgctgcagTGTCGGCAAGGCCTGGGGTGCGAGGTGCCAGCGCTGCCCGGCTGATGGCACCGGTGAGCCTGGGGAGTGTGGAGCCGGGGGGGGGTGTCTGTGTGCTTGTCCAGGATACGCTGACTTCTCTACCCTTTGTTCTGGCCACAGCTGCCTTCAAGGAGATCTGTCCAGCTGGGAAGGGGTACCACATCCTCACCTCCCACCAGACGCTCACCATTCAGGGCGAAagtgacttttctcttttcttgcacCCTGATGGGCCCCCCAAGCCCCAGCAGCTCCCTGAGAGCCCCAGCCGGGCGCCACCACCTGAggacacagaggaagagagaggtctGGCCTGACCCCTTCTGTGTCCTGACAGATGCTGAACCCCTAGACCTGACCCCTTCCCCCCGATCCACAGAGATGACCTCAGAGTCTAACTTCTAACTCCTAATTTCTCACCTAACCACTGACCCCAAAACCTGACCCTCTGACCCCTAACCAAGGTTGTAACCCCATGATTTAACCCCAGATCAACAGGATCTGACCCTCCATTGCCCTCCAGATCCAACCCTCTGACCCCAGAGCCACTTTGATTTCCAGACCAGGGCATTGATCAGCCCAAATGCTGCCCATAGATCTGACCCCTGACCCTTGATCCAGGGATTTGACCCTTGATATAAGCTAACCCTTATTCTCTAACCCAAGGACCTTGTCCACCCATTGCTCCCCTGACCTGTGATGGAAATACTCCGACCCCGGGATCTAACCCTTGACACTTGACCCAGAGACATGATCATTGAGCTCCTAGAGACCCTGACCACAAATACCCAACTGCCAACCCCTGACTCgactcccttctcccagccccacaCTGAATGGCCCCATCTTCTTCCCTCCTAGGGGTGAGCACAGACTCAGTGAGTATGAGAGCCCAggcgggaggggcagggaggcgaAGGAAACGCGGAGGGCTCATGCTGCTGTCACCCGCAGCCAGCGATGGAGGAGCAGGCAGCGCAGCAGAGCCACCCGACCGCCACCACGTCTCCTGCCCGGCCCTACCCCGGTGAGCTGGGCACTGCAGCTGTCGCTGCGGGAGGGGGAAGTTCCCAGCCTAGGCACTAGGGGGCGGTGAAGCTGGGTGTGAAGTTCCCAGGTGATGACCTGCGGGGAGAGGGgcagccctcccaccctcctcGTCCCCTGACGCGTGTGCGCTGCTGCCCGCAGAGCTGATCTCCAGGCCCTCGCCGCCCACCATGCGCTGGTTCCTGCCGGACCTGCCCCCGTCCCGCAGTGCGGTGGAGATCGCCCCTACTCAAGTCACCGGTAAGGCCCGCCCACCTAGGCCACGCCCCGGGTAAACCACGCCCCACCCGTTTTTCTCCTTCCCTACCTCCCTTCCAGGCCTTCCAGAGCGCTAACACTTATCCAGggcttactgtgtgcctggccctgggctgggcgcTTGCGGCGGAGACCCCACTCTGCCCTCAAATGAGCCAGGTATTATGGTGGTCAGCCCAGTCCtaaggcattcattcattcaacagatatttattgagcacctcctgtgtgccaggcacggtcacgtgctggggatacagtagtaaacaaaacagacagaaatcccCTGTCCTTGCGCAGTAGACAGACAAAAGGTCAATGAGTAAAAATCTAGTATGTCTCATAAGagctataaaagaaataaatcagaagaaggaaggaagtctgAGGGTTGTGATAATGTGGGGGGGAGGGACGATGAGACAAGGCTTTCTGAGCAGGGCTTTAAAGATTCTGAGAGATTAACGAGGAGAAGCGGGGGAGGAATGAGCGTGCAGGTTGGGGAAAAGAACACTCCAGGTGAAGTTTGGGCAAAGGCCCGAAGCCATGaaacaggggaggagggagaaaccGCACACAGATCAGTGTTTCTGAACCAGGGCAGGGCCGGCGTGCAGAGCCTTGTGAAGAGGCTTGGGTTTGATCCCAAAGGCTGTGGGAGGTGTCTGCAGGGTCTGGGGCATNNNNNNNNNNAGGCACTGACGGAAGAGTTTTACAGACTAAATTTCATTTAACCATCTCATACTCTGAAGTGGGCACTGTCAGCCTCATTTTCctatgagaaaactggggctcagagaggttcagtaacttgccccaggtcacacagctgagacAGATTCAAACCCATGTCTGTGTGGACTCCCAAGCCACAAGGGAGCTGCCAGCCAGATTGAAACCCAGAGCCTAGCTGAGCTCCTGGGGTGAGGGCTTGGGAGGAAGGTAGCTGTCCTGGAGGCCTGCACAGTTTAGGACAACCCAGTGACAGCCCTGGGGTCTGTGGGAGTGTGGAGAAAGAGGCCCCTGggaggcttctcagaggagggggTGTTAAGGACATCCAGGAGGAAGCGCTGGAGGCAAAGAGAAGGGCCTGCAAAAGCCCACTGGCCTGGTGTATTCCGGGTGGGGCAGAGTTCAGCATCGAGGCCTGGGCTGCATTGTGGCGGGGGAGCAGCGGGGAGACCAGaatgaggaagaggcaggaggcagggagtcCTGGAACTGATGACCAAGAGGGTGAGGGGGGTTCCTGGATCTGGCCACCTATGCACAAGCTTGCGCCAGCCAGGATTCCCCGGAAACCAGCTCCTGCTACCACAGGGCAGTAGGCCTTGGGACAGGGAGGTAATCAGCCATTCTGCAGTCGGGGCCCCAGGTCCCTGAGTTAAGAGGTGTTGGGGTCACTGGGCTAGAGGATATTGGTGTGAGTAAGGCTGCAGGGTTTAAGGTATTGAGGTGAGTGGCGAGAAGGGGGTTTCAGAGCCCCTTGGGTAGGGTATTGGGATGACTGAGGGATCCCCAGGGGATGTGCTTGGGTTTGGGGTGACTGGGGTCAGGGTATAGTGAGGGGGACAGAAGTATCAAAGGTCCTGGAATTGAGGAGATAAAGCTGTCGGGGACCTGGAGTCATGGTTTGGGGCAACCTGGGGTGGTGATATTGGGGCTACTGGATGAAGGTGTAGGAGATTCTAGGATTGGAGGATGGGTGTACAGGGACCTGAGGTCGTGGTAGTACCAGGCTCAGGTATCTGGGTCATTAGGAATGGGGTATGGAGGTCCGCCCTGGGGATGGGGCAGAAAGCGCGTGCTCCCTGCTTGCCCCCTGACCTGGCTCCCGCCCCGCAGAGACAGACGAGTGCCGACTGAACCAGAACATCTGTGGCCACGGAGAGTGCGTCCCGGGCCCCTCGGACTACTCCTGCCATTGCAACCCGGGCTACCGGTCACACCCACAGCACCGCTACTGCGTGGGTGAGCGCGGCGGGTGGGTGGCCCGGAGGCGGCCCTGGCTCGCTACCCGCGTCTGACGTCTCCCTGCCCGCGCGTCCTTCTCAGACGTGAACGAGTGCGAGGCGGAGCCGTGCGGCGCCGGCAGGGGTATCTGCATGAACACCGGCGGCTCCTACAACTGCCACTGCAACCGCGGCTACCGCCTGCACGTGGGCGCCGGGGGGCGCTCGTGCGTGGGTGAGCGCGCCGGGCTGGAGGCGCTGGGCTAGGTGGAGGCGGGGGCTCTCCTCCCGACCGCGGTGTAATCTCCTCCGCCACCCCTTGCATCCCCTCGCGCCCCCTTCTTCCCGCTTAGACCTGAACGAGTGCGCCAAGCCCCACCTGTGCGGCGACGGCGGCTTCTGCATCAACTTTCCCGGTCACTATAAGTGCAACTGCTACCCCGGCTACCGGCTCAAAGCCTCACGACCGCCCGTCTGCGAAGGTGGGGGAGACCCCGTCCAGACCGCCGGGAGGGTCCTCAGCTGTCCCTCGACCtgtagtgggggtggggggcctggactcctgtcTCTGCCCAGCTCTGCGCCGGGAGCTCTCAGGGAGCCCAGAGGGCTCGGTTCTCCTTGTTGATCTGTGATGGAGGGAAGCCCTGCCGAGGACTCTGAGCGTTCGGCCGGCCACGTTGTCGCCAAAGgtgtcctccttctctccctcccgcGCAGACATCGACGAGTGCCGAGACCCTGGCACCTGCCCGGACAGCAGATGCGAGAACAAACCTGGGAGCTTCAAGTGCATTGCGTGTCAGCCCGGCTACCGCAGCCAGGGGGGCGGGGCCTGCCGCggtgaggggcggggcctgggcccCGAGTAGGGTAAGGGGAGGGGCTTCGAAGGCAAGGGGGCATGACCCGTCCTGGAGTTGCCCCCGCGGTGGGGCGGAGTCGGGCTCtgggtggggcgggggcggggctagTGGCGGTGAGAGTAGCCTCGAGGGAGGGGCTTCCTGGGAGTGGAGGCCCCCCAATTCCCGGTGGAGGGGACCCCCACGCCGGCACAGTGCAGCATCCAGTGGGGCGGAGTCCGAGGCGAGCCTTTTCCGCCGCAGACGTGAACGAGTGCGCCGAGGGCAGCCCCTGCTCACCGGGCTGGTGCGAGAACCTCCCGGGCTCCTTCCGCTGCACGTGCGCCCAGGGCTACGGGCCCGCGCCGGACGGCCGCAGCTGCCTGGGTGAGCTCCAGCCCTCCCCCCAAGGCCACCCGCACCCACTCACGCGCCgaagctgggggggggggtcacaccTGTCTGTCACACAGGTGGGCAGGAGTAGCTAATTCACCGCCGCCCCCCGCCCAGTTCATTGATCATTCACCCATTTTCTTAGCGAAACTGAGAAAGGGCCCACCAGAATTCCTACGTAGGAAGGGTCTTAAAGGTAAGGCTTGAAGCTGCGTTTGCAAAGCATCTTActtaaatttgaaggaaaaaatgatataaaagaatgggggaggggggcgtTGGTAGTCCCTCCTGCGCTAGTGTTTCTTACGCACCTAGGGGCAGGCGGGGGCTGGGATTCAGAGAAACTGGGGAACATTAGACACAGACCCTAGAGCGCAGGGCGGTAGGCCTGGATGGAGTTTGGGTGCTTCTGGGAAACGCcggtggggctgggaggaggggaggcctgaATTGTCTTAAAGATCAACAGGAACTAGCCAAGCAAAGAAAAGtgagagggaacagcatggcaGGCAGAGGGCTCAGCACCAGAGgattcagaggagaaaaacagcaTGGAGTGTGCAGGGAGCTGTAAGGCACAAGCAGGGGATGGGGGCTGAGGCTGGCTGGTGAGGGTCAGGTCCCCACTCCCTGGAGGGTCCCCTAAGCCCTGCCCAGGAGGTTGAGCTTCATCCTGAGGGTGTTAGGAGGCACCTGAAGCATTTTAAGGGGAAGAGTGACAGGAGTCACCATTTGCTTTAGCAAGTTCCCTGATGTCGAGTGTGGAGAGTGGCTGGAGGACTCTTGGAACAACTTGGGACAGAGACGGTGGTGGATGGACGTGACGAGAGTAGTGGCCTCAGGATGGTCCCGAGATGCTGTGATATTAGAGAAATAGCATAGCACATCAGCTGGGCTTTGAACTGGATGGGCAGGCGAGGGAGATGCGAGTGAGGCACCCTCCAGGCTTCCAGTTTGGGTGACTCAGTGGGTGGTGCTGCTCACTGAGATAGGGTCCCCAGGACTGGGGCATATTTGAGAAGGAAGATCCTAAGTTTCATGTTGGACAAGCTGAGTAGGTGGTCGCTGTGGGCCTCTCAGCTGGAGATGCCAGCAGAGGATGGGCCATACGGATTGGAAGCCTTGCACCAGACACTCTCACCAGGAGCTGTGGATTGTGGGATGTGGAGCCTTGGGGTGCGCCTGCTCAGCCAAGGAGGAGGGTCCAGTGAGGGGAGCCTCAGCAGAGCCTGTGGACACTGCCACATCAGCGGAGGGCAGAATAGGAGCGGGAGATGGGTCGGGGGAGGGCCCAGGGAGCACCAGCTGGGAAGCCGGAGAGGGGAGGCTTCCAGGGCAGAGGAGGACGAGCTAAATGCAACAGGGAGTTCCTGGGAAATAGGAACTGACTGGAGAGATGAGAAGGTCCCTGGTGGCCTTGGCAGGGTGGCTTCTGCAGCATGACGAGAGGCCAGGAGATGCAGGCAGCAAATGAGGAAGAGAGACCTGGGGTCACCAGAGTGGGGTTAGGGCTGTAGGCTGAGGAGGAGATGCCAGGAAAGCGGGCAAGGGGATGGTAGGGGCAACTGAGAGAGGAGCCATGGACAGGAGAAGGGACATCTCTTGTTCTAACAGGAGCAAGAGGGGAATGGATGTAGATAATGATTTTCAGGAGGTTAAAGGAGATTACTCTTAATTCTCTCAATAAACAGTGAAGGGCCTGAGTTGAGTAGGGGACTTGAGGGAAACAGTAGAGGTTTGGAACTGCCCAAGGGCATGGGAGCTGCCTAGGGGCTTTCCAGGAGTCTAGgctggagaggatggagagagggtgGTGCTGGCCACGCCGAGGATCTGGCCGGGCCAGAGGCCGCAGGGAGTGGCTGTGGCCCAGTGTGCTCAGCTTGGCAgctgcctccagctcctccccaggATCTGGAGGCTGAGAGGCAGGCCGTGTGTGACTTTGCCAGACcagtgaggaggaaggaggggtgtTCAGGGGTCCCTGTGAACAGCAGAG
It encodes:
- the LTBP3 gene encoding LOW QUALITY PROTEIN: latent-transforming growth factor beta-binding protein 3 (The sequence of the model RefSeq protein was modified relative to this genomic sequence to represent the inferred CDS: deleted 1 base in 1 codon), whose amino-acid sequence is MPGPRGAAGGLAPEMRGAGAAGLRALLLLLLLGPGGGAAGGPAGERGAGGGGALARERFKVVFAPVICKRTCLKGQCRDSCQQGSNMTLIGENGHSTDTLTGSGFRVVVCPLPCMNGGQCSSRNQCLCPPDFTGRFCQVPAGGAGGGTGGSGPGLGRAGALSTGALPPLAPEGESVASKHAIYAVQVIADPPGPGEGPPAQHAAFLVPLGPGQISAEVQAPPPVVNVRVHHPPEASVQVHRIEGPNAEGPAPSQHLLPHPKPPHPRPPTQKPLGRCFQDTLPKQPCGSNPLPGLTKQEDCCGSIGTAWGQSKCHKCPQLQYTGVQKPGPVRGEVGADCPQGYKRLNSTHCQDINECAMPGMCRHGDCLNNPGSYRCVCPPGHSLGPSRTQCIADKPEEKSLCFRLVSPEHQCQHPLTTRLTRQLCCCSVGKAWGARCQRCPADGTAAFKEICPAGKGYHILTSHQTLTIQGESDFSLFLHPDGPPKPQQLPESPSRAPPPEDTEEERGVSTDSPAMEEQAAQQSHPTATTSPARPYPELISRPSPPTMRWFLPDLPPSRSAVEIAPTQVTETDECRLNQNICGHGECVPGPSDYSCHCNPGYRSHPQHRYCVDVNECEAEPCGAGRGICMNTGGSYNCHCNRGYRLHVGAGGRSCVDLNECAKPHLCGDGGFCINFPGHYKCNCYPGYRLKASRPPVCEDIDECRDPGTCPDSRCENKPGSFKCIACQPGYRSQGGGACRDVNECAEGSPCSPGWCENLPGSFRCTCAQGYGPAPDGRSCLDVDECEAGDVCDNGICTNTPGSFQCQCLSGYHLSRDRSRCEDIDECDFPAACIGGDCINTNGSYRCLCPQGHRLVGGRKCQDIDECSQDPGLCLPHGACENLQGSYVCVCDEGFTPTQDQHGCEEVEQPHHKKECYLNFDDTVFCDSVLATNVTQQECCCSLGAGWGDHCEIYPCPVYSSAEFHSLCPDGKGYTQDNNIVNYGIPAHRDIDECILFGAEICKEGKCVNTQPGYECYCKQGFYYDGNLLECVDVDECLDESNCRNGVCENTRGGYRCACTPPAEYSPAQRQCLSPEEMDVDECQDPAACRPGRCVNLPGSYRCECRPPWVPGPSGRDCQLPESPAERAPERRDVCWGQRGEDGMCAGPLAGPALTFDDCCCRQGRGWGAQCRPCPPRGAGSQCPTSQSESNSFWDASPLLLGKPPREEDSSEEDSDECRCVSGRCVPRPGGAVCECPGGFQLDASRARCVDIDECRELNQRGLLCKSERCVNTSGSFRCVCKAGFARSRPHGACVPQRRR